The Watersipora subatra chromosome 1, tzWatSuba1.1, whole genome shotgun sequence genome has a window encoding:
- the LOC137387336 gene encoding uncharacterized protein, with protein sequence MDKSKPFFEAKERELKRAKLDSTGSFHIQAQAITEASYALSYRIARDKKPHIIGETLVKLYLLECTKIILGDSAAQKIADLSLSGSTVKSRIDDIVADGVPLHLAKPMHNRVKHSQARAVPTEDRAELGRAMKVKVAQNLYTGGSSGVGYDPKNSTTGRALDHWTLDILGCRKNGSTPPTGRNPERVVESTTGLVDALLREQKPTKRTYLRRQQAPIGRTSYRKKPRKSCGKPAKRTGRCTAPEAETYSGIRQDLLKEVVCLYWKNFPRTVKKLLVFWSVYTKQVPTDTVGIKRLALSHVRAILANQPNAHERMWKRLEDLYSDASVAVKSTFLELERLKQLTEGDNKGLVSFVNTIELCYSQLGEVRQLLAVTPTQVDVLRSKLPPIIRREWMRVYSTLPTEEKIHPFTSFMKFLESERDFCIRELSEDVLKSTKHPEKDKKASAVRTHAASTADAPNRQTSSCLVHTNPKVIHNTMECRQFRKMGRKERVGLLIKHKACFRCAGLHKRENCKSTDKCSICRKEDHHTLLCKGNGGDGQGAKCPKPSSDHQAPQTQDDKTTNHAKRDMTDSVFPIQLVPVAGSTHKAVVFSDGGSNATYVATSSVRKLNGKKMGTTLLRITRVGNTTSEQRANVYRIRLVTTTGKVVPVIAYGMEEITTEVPGLDIDVLKTLFPHRNDLSDLVRQRCRVDILLGNDYYGFHPKVEIDTAGTHLSLMSGAFGRCLQGSHPSLKQGVMSNLIGSSRTEEDEKSSVDSFLTKADIKKVEMFIEAEEMATEVHPRCGGCKCGKCPIRGHDFSFQEQQELELIRNNLSYDSQQKVWVTAYPWIKEPSTLPDNYNAVFATMRSTEQNLRKRGEQWVKVYQEQIEDMICRDVARKLTADEIEKWAGPKFYISHLAVENQKSLSTPVRIVFNSSQKFQGQSLNDALAKGPDCYLTNLMGILLRWREKPAVMIGDVRKMFNSIKITKEEQHCHRFLWRDMDANRDPEIYVITRVNMGDRPAPAISAEAILKTGELMKDKYPRVNQLFQQSMYVDDIVESVDSEAEAKSLADDATQVLKEGGFNIKGWVFKGNGENMETTHVLGVEWSQSQDEIRFTPRLNFSTKRRGKHSGPDIRPKDIPVTLEPPLTKRIVLCQIMRLYDPLGILSPFIIVGKIYLRETWDLGLGWDDPLPPRMKQKWVEFLLQMGDLEQMKYDRCLMPLKAKGKPTLIILCDASDKAYGFAAYVRWKLEDNSYFCRLILAKSRIAPLKKLSTPQLELNGAVLAKRGRETILKEMRYNFDKVVHLTDSETVLCMLAKTSTRFKLYEGVRVGEVQAGTNSDEWKWVDGNSNTADWVSRGCKPCEIGPKTEWWRGPSFLYLAEGEWPTKTVADVGQKGPLPGEKSVSTHHSRATKAPTIDLNYGRFGSAKKLIWTVARLVAMAEAKSFKAGRTSNITPRHIEQSKKLLIKDVQLTMTDELTKSKRGRYARLKPTKDSEGIWVIGERMVESNPLKHTPTDPPQRLLPSMHPLSRLLMEESHRQGGHRGRDATLARFRHDYWVPQGTSLAKWVKNSCRMCRIREPKLLSQQMGCLPLGKLQQSAPFTNTVLDLFGPFPIRGEVQKRSTGKAWGVIFMDLYSRAVHIEPVFSYDTSSFLMALRRFTNIRGWPKVLYSDPGSQLTHADKELKSIWRNIDRDALYKAGTDSGMEWIFGPADAPWYQGGAEALIKSIKKCLRFCMSGQRLSAAEFLTVCTEAANVMNERPLGRIPSDDGEINMLTPNSLLLGRCFSNSLGHATQLADSSSMRADLVEQVSDRFWKHWLQLLAPTMAVHTKWLKNQRNLQVGDIVLVSDSNALRSQYHLAEVIKTYPDKKGLVRRADLRYRSYSTVEEQSSRVAEWTEGAILLHLREALGEQAEDCGRAEDQEAIFNALRARFGLSARKALSQLNVLKRVEETTLQEHAMEVERLVRIVYGNPPNRHKNSMAMETFCSSLRDPALLTHLLAVPTPTQADAVRAGNDYLQIPGASVGPPELWCESWREDPLTRQSGTAPGAGALQLRKGASQLLFAGDVAIRGIYERTALVTPNRLRETEDGHSSSSDY encoded by the exons atgGATAAATCAAAGCCATTCTTTGAAGCTAAAGAGAGAGAACTCAAGCGGGCAAAACTGGATTCCACTGGCAGCTTTCATATCCAGGCACAGGCCATTACTGAGGCATCATATGCTCTGTCTTACCGTATCGCCAGAGATAAGAAGCCACACATCATTGGTGAAACATTAGTTAAACTTTATCTGCTGGAGTGTACTAAGATTATTCTTGGAGACTCAGCCGCTCAAAAGATAGCCGATTTATCCCTCTCAGGCAGCACAGTGAAATCGAGGATCGATGATATTGTGGCGGATGGTGtccccttacatttagccaagccgATGCACAACCGAGTCAAGcatagccaagccagagccgtaccgACTGAAGATCGAGCCGAGCTGGGCCGAGCCAT gaaagtgaaggtcgcacaaaacctttacactggtggcagcagtggggtTGGTTAcgatcccaagaactccaccacaggacGTGCATTGGATCACTGGACTCTGGATATACTGGGCTGCCGGAAAAACGGCAGCACCCctcctactggaagaaacccagagagagttGTGGAAAGCACTACAGGattagtagatgcactgctccgggagcagaaacctactaaaagGACCTATCTGAGGAGGCAGCAGGCTCCTATTGGAAGAACTTCCTACCGGAAGAAACCCAGGAAAAGCTGCGGAAAGCCTGCCAAGCGAACcggtagatgcactgctccagaAGCAGAAACCTATTCAGGAATCCGACAGGACTTGCTTAAGGAAGTGGTGTGCctctactggaagaacttcccaCG TACAGTGAAAAAATTACTGGTCTTTTGGAGTGTTTACACAAAACAAGTGCCCACTGACACAGTTGGAATAAAGAGGTTAGCTTTATCGCATGTCAGAGCGATTTTGGCCAATCAGCCAAATGCACATGAGAGGATGTGGAAGCGCCTGGAAGATCTTTACTCTGATGCCAGTGTAGCGGTTAAAAGTACGTTCCTGGAGCTTGAAAGGCTTAAACAGCTCACTGAAGGAGATAACAAAGGTCTTGTGAGTTTTGTCAACACAATTGAGCTGTGTTACAGTCAATTGGGTGAGGTACGACAACTCCTAGCAGTCACACCAACACAGGTTGATGTGCTGAGGTCGAAGCTGCCACCGATAATCAGACGCGAATGGATGAGAGTTTACTCCACACTCCCCACAGAGGAGAAGATACATCCTTTTACAAGTTTCATGAAATTCTTGGAAAGCGAGCGAGACTTTTGCATACGAGAATTGTCAGaggatgttttaaaatcaaCCAAGCATCCAGAGAAAGACAAGAAAGCTTCAGCAGTGAGGACACATGCTGCCTCCACTGCAGATGCACCAAACAGACAAACTTCATCATGCTTGGTACATACTAATCCAAAAGTCATACACAATACAATGGAGTGTCGTCAATTCAGAAAGATGGGAAGGAAGGAGAGGGTAGGCTTGTTAATCAAGCACAAGGCCTGCTTCCGCTGTGCTGGATTGCACAAGAGGGAGAACTGTAAGAGTACTGACAAGTGCTCAATATGCCGCAAAGAGGACCACCACACTCTACTTTGCAAAGGCAATGGTGGAGACGGCCAAGGAGCAAAATGCCCCAAACCATCTTCTGATCACCAAGCCCCTCAAACCCAAGATGACAAAACAACGAACCATGCAAAGCGGGACATGACAGACTCAGTGTTCCCGATTCAACTTGTTCCTGTTGCAGGATCTACACACAAGGCTGTAGTGTTCTCTGATGGGGGTTCCAATGCTACATACGTCGCCACCAGTTCAGTGAGAAAGCTCAATGGGAAAAAGATGGGAACCACCCTACTCCGAATTACTCGGGTCGGCAATACCACATCAGAACAACGGGCTAATGTATACCGAATCAGATTAGTGACCACCACTGGTAAAGTAGTACCGGTTATCGCATATGGAATGGAGGAGATCACCACAGAAGTACCGGGTCTCGACATTGATGTCCTCAAGACACTCTTTCCACATAGGAATGACTTGTCTGACTTGGTGCGGCAAAGGTGTCGGGTAGATATCCTTTTGGGCAACGACTACTATGGATTTCATCCCAAAGTGGAAATAGACACTGCAGGAACCCACTTAAGTCTTATGAGTGGAGCCTTTGGAAGGTGCCTTCAAGGTAGTCATCCGTCCCTCAAGCAAGGTGTAATGAGTAATCTGATAGGGTCTTCTCGCACAGAAGAAGATGAAAAATCATCTGTTGACTCATTTCTGACAAAAGCTGACATAAAAAAGGTTGAAATGTTCATCGAGGCTGAGGAAATGGCCACAGAGGTGCACCCCCGTTGTGGTGGATGTAAATGTGGTAAATGCCCCATCAGGGGCCATGACTTTTCCTTTCAGGAACAGCAAGAGCTGGAACTGATACGAAACAATCTGTCCTATGACAGTCAACAGAAAGTGTGGGTAACGGCATACCCTTGGATCAAAGAACCGAGCACACTCCCGGACAACTACAATGCTGTCTTTGCCACAATGAGAAGCACGGAACAAAACCTACGTAAAAGGGGGGAACAATGGGTCAAAGTGTATCAAGAACAGATTGAAGATATGATATGCAGAGATGTGGCACGTAAGCTTACAGCGGATGAGATAGAGAAGTGGGCTGGACCAAAATTCTACATCAGCCACCTTGCAGTTGAGAATCAGAAATCTTTATCCACACCAGTGAGAATCGTCTTTAACAGCAGCCAGAAATTCCAGGGTCAGTCCTTGAATGATGCACTGGCGAAAGGTCCAGATTGTTATCTGACAAATCTCATGGGCATCTTACTACGCTGGCGAGAGAAGCCCGCTGTTATGATTGGTGATGTTAGAAAGATGTTCAACTCAATCAAAATCACTAAAGAAGAACAGCACTGCCACAGGTTTTTGTGGCGAGATATGGATGCCAACAGGGACCCAGAGATATATGTCATCACAAGGGTCAACATGGGGGATCGACCGGCCCCTGCCATAAGTGCGGAGGCTATTCTTAAAACAGGGGAACTTATGAAAGACAAATACCCTCGAGTCAATCAACTGTTTCAACAATCCATGTATGTGGATGATATTGTTGAGTCAGTAGACAGTGAGGCAGAAGCTAAATCACTCGCAGATGATGCTACCCAAGTGCTAAAGGAAGGAGGATTTAACATCAAAGGTTGGGTTTTCAAGGGAAATGGAGAAAATATGGAGACAACTCACGTCTTAGGTGTAGAATGGAGCCAGTCTCAAGATGAGATTCGGTTCACACCCCGCCTCAATTTCTCAACCAAGAGAAGAGGTAAACACTCTGGACCAGATATCCGACCTAAAGATATCCCAGTAACACTGGAGCCTCCGCTGACCAAGCGCATTGTTTTGTGCCAAATTATGAGGCTTTATGACCCACTCGGGATCTTATCCCCATTCATCATAGTTGGTAAAATCTATCTCAGGGAAACCTGGGATTTGGGATTGGGATGGGATGACCCCCTACCTCCTCGCATGAAACAAAAGTGGGTCGAGTTCCTGCTTCAGATGGGAGACCTGGAACAAATGAAATATGACAGGTGTCTCATGCCTCTTAAAGCAAAGGGAAAACCTACTCTGATCATCCTTTGTGATGCTAGCGATAAAGCATATGGCTTTGCAGCCTATGTCCGCTGGAAGTTGGAGGACAACAGCTACTTCTGTCGCCTGATCTTGGCAAAGTCTCGAATCGCTCCACTCAAGAAACTATCAACGCCTCAACTTGAGTTGAATGGTGCAGTCCTCGCCAAGAGAGGTCGTGAAACAATTCTGAAAGAGATGAGGTACAACTTTGATAAAGTTGTCCATCTCACAGATTCAGAGACTGTGCTGTGTATGCTGGCAAAGACTTCCACTCGATTCAAGCTTTATGAGGGTGTCCGAGTGGGTGAAGTACAAGCTGGCACCAACAGCGATGAGTGGAAGTGGGTAGATGGTAACAGCAATACAGCAGACTGGGTCTCGCGTGGTTGCAAACCTTGTGAGATCGGCCCCAAGACGGAGTGGTGGAGAGGTCCTTCATTTCTCTATCTAGCGGAGGGCGAGTGGCCCACGAAAACCGTAGCTGACGTTGGTCAAAAAGGGCCACTGCCTGGTGAAAAGTCTGTCTCAACCCACCACTCGAGAGCAACAAAAGCACCAACAATAGACCTGAATTATGGACGCTTCGGGTCAGCTAAGAAACTGATATGGACAGTTGCACGCCTAGTCGCCATGGCTGAAGCCAAATCATTCAAGGCAGGAAGAACCAGTAACATCACCCCAAGACACATCGAGCAAAGCAAAAAGCTACTCATAAAAGATGTGCAACTAACTATGACAGATGAACTTACTAAATCAAAACGTGGTAGGTATGCCCGGCTCAAACCGACTAAGGACAGTGAAGGGATATGGGTGATAGGTGAAAGAATGGTGGAGAGTAATCCTCTGAAACACACACCAACAGACCCTCCTCAAAGACTACTGCCTAGTATGCACCCACTATCCAGGCTTTTGATGGAAGAGTCTCATAGACAAGGAGGACACAGGGGCCGAGATGCAACGCTTGCACGGTTTCGTCATGACTACTGGGTACCACAAGGAACCAGCTTGGCCAAGTGGGTAAAGAACAGTTGCAGGATGTGTCGCATCCGGGAACCCAAACTGCTCAGCCAACAGATGGGATGTCTTCCACTGGGCAAGTTGCAGCAATCAGCCCCATTCACCAACACAGTTCTAGATTTGTTTGGACCTTTCCCCATCAGAGGAGAGGTTCAAAAGCGATCTACTGGCAAAGCATGGGGTGTGATCTTCATGGATCTTTACTCAAGGGCGGTACATATCGAACCTGTGTTTTCATATGATACCAGCTCATTCCTTATGGCCCTGCGACGTTTCACCAACATCAGAGGATGGCCTAAAGTGTTGTATTCAGACCCTGGGTCACAGTTGACACATGCAGACAAAGAACTCAAGTCTATTTGGCGTAACATTGACAGAGATGCTCTGTACAAGGCTGGCACCGATAGTGGCATGGAGTGGATCTTTGGACCCGCTGATGCTCCTTGGTATCAAGGTGGCGCAGAAGCGCTAATCAAATCAATCAAAAAGTGCCTCCGCTTTTGTATGAGCGGTCAGAGACTTTCAGCCGCAGAGTTTCTGACAGTCTGCACAGAAGCGGCGAACGTGATGAACGAGAGACCTCTTGGTCGAATCCCATCAGATGATGGAGAAATAAACATGCTCACACCCAACAGTCTTCTACTCGGAAGATGTTTTTCAAACAGTCTGGGTCATGCCACTCAACTGGCAGACTCCAGTTCTATGAGAGCAGATCTAGTAGAACAGGTAAGTGATAGATTCTGGAAGCACTGGCTACAACTTCTTGCACCAACAATGGCAGTTCATACCAAGTGGCTGAAAAACCAAAGGAACCTACAGGTAGGGGATATTGTATTAGTGAGCGACTCAAATGCCTTGCGATCCCAATATCATCTTGCAGAAGTAATCAAAACATACCCTGACAAAAAGGGGCTAGTACGCCGTGCAGACCTTCGGTACCGCAGTTATAGTACAG TTGAGGAACA AAGTAGCCGAGTAGCTGAGTGGACAGAAGGAGCAATTCTATTGCATCTCCGGGAAGCGTTGGGCGAGCAGGCTGAGGACTGTGGGCGAGCCGAGgaccaggaggccattttcaatgccctccgggCAAGGTTCGGACTATCCGCTAGGAAGGCGCTGAGCCAACTCAACGTCCTTAAGAGAGTGGAGGAAACGACGCtgcaggagcatgctatggaggtaGAGAGGCTGGTACGCATTGTGTACGGGAACCCGCCGAATCGCCACAAAAATAGCATGGCTATGGAGACTTTCTGCAGCTCGCTGAGAGACCCTGCCCTGCTGACACATCTATTGGCCGTACCTACACCCACACAGGCGGATGCTGTACGAGCCGGAAATGACTATCTCCAAATCCCGGGGGCGAGCGTAGGGCCACCGGAACTCTGGTGCGAGTCCTGGAGGGAGGATCCTCTGACCAG ACAAAGTGGAACGGCTCCAGGAGCAGGTGCACTCCAGCTAAGAAaaggagccagccagctactcTTTGCTGGGGATGTGGCCATCCGGGGCATTTACGAAAGAACTGCCCTCGTCACACCAAACCGGCTTCGGGAAACAGAGgacggccacagcagtagctccgactactAG